A stretch of the Salmo salar chromosome ssa20, Ssal_v3.1, whole genome shotgun sequence genome encodes the following:
- the pebp1 gene encoding phosphatidylethanolamine-binding protein 1, whose translation MPVDLSQWTGNLALTEVDEKPAQTLHVKYGSLEIDELGKVLTPTQVQSRPTSIEWEGCDSTKLYTLAMTDPDAPSRKDPKFGEWHHFLVVNMKGNDVSSGCVMSDYVGSGPPKGTGLHRYVWLVYEQSGNLSCTEPVLTNCCGDNRGKFKIQAFRQKYGLGVPVAGTCYQAEWDNYVPKLYEQLAGK comes from the exons ATGCCGGTAGATTTAAGCCAGTGGACAGGGAATCTTGCACTAACAGAGGTGGATGAGAAGCCTGCACAGACTCTCCATGTCAAGTATGGCTCTCTTGAAATCGACGAGTTGGGCAAAGTGCTCACGCCAACACAG GTGCAGAGCCGTCCCACCTCTATCGAGTGGGAGGGGTGTGACTCCACTAAGCTGTACACCCTGGCCATGACCGACCCCGACGCACCCAGCAGGAAAGACCCCAAGTTTGG GGAGTGGCATCACTTTCTGGTGGTGAACATGAAGGGAAACGATGTATCCAGTGGATGTGTTATGTCCGACTACGTTGGATCTGGCCCTCCAAAAGGCACTG GTCTCCACAGGTATGTGTGGCTGGTCTATGAGCAGTCAGGAAACCTCTCCTGTACGGAGCCCGTCCTCACCAACTGCTGTGGAGACAACCGTGGGAAGTTCAAGATCCAAGCCTTCCGCCAGAAATACGGACTGGGAGTTCCTGTGGCTGGAACCTGCTATCAGGCAGAATGGGATAATTATGTCCCTAAACTCTATGAGCAACTGGCTGGAAAATAA